Proteins encoded within one genomic window of Candidatus Binataceae bacterium:
- a CDS encoding CoA transferase: protein MSKPLEGIKVIEIGQEIQGPFAALVLADMGADVIKIENRETGDLSRWLTCGLIGGPEAKNPEVSFYFTAMNRGKRSITVDLKKPGGVALIHRMARSCDVILTNYRPGVLDRLGLGFEDLLKDNPKIVYAQASSWGPKGPWVGRPSRDTLAQAASGLMAKTGMPDDPPLAAGIAIADHSGAMSLAAGVLGALFARERTGKGQRVDASIFGTLIAMQGFELDFVSMSGKDTLRAGRGHQFLHGVWGAYRTKDGWICIAGVDDKRWPNFCRALGIQHLENDPQFDNPTRNFHGWKMIEVLDAIFPTRTTKEWLDTLTAIDILVTEVADYQMLLKNEQARVNGYIQELDHPTAGRVLVSGTPISFNGEVRAESPPPPEMGQHTEEILLEFGYTWEEIAALREQGAV from the coding sequence ATGAGCAAACCGCTGGAAGGCATCAAGGTGATTGAGATCGGACAGGAGATCCAGGGGCCGTTCGCCGCCCTGGTGCTCGCCGACATGGGCGCCGACGTGATCAAAATCGAAAACCGCGAGACCGGCGACCTCAGCCGCTGGCTGACCTGCGGACTCATCGGCGGACCCGAGGCGAAGAACCCCGAGGTGTCGTTTTACTTCACCGCCATGAACCGCGGTAAGCGCAGCATCACCGTCGATCTCAAGAAGCCCGGTGGCGTCGCGCTGATCCATCGGATGGCCAGGTCGTGCGACGTGATCCTCACCAACTACCGCCCAGGTGTGCTCGATCGGCTCGGCCTCGGCTTCGAAGACCTGCTCAAGGACAACCCGAAGATCGTCTACGCCCAGGCGAGCTCGTGGGGACCCAAGGGGCCGTGGGTCGGACGGCCGAGCCGCGACACGCTGGCGCAGGCGGCGAGCGGCCTGATGGCGAAGACCGGGATGCCCGACGATCCACCGCTGGCGGCGGGAATCGCGATCGCCGACCATTCGGGCGCGATGAGCCTGGCCGCAGGCGTGCTCGGCGCGCTCTTCGCGCGCGAGCGCACGGGCAAAGGCCAGCGGGTGGACGCCTCGATCTTCGGCACGCTCATCGCGATGCAGGGCTTCGAGCTGGACTTCGTCTCGATGAGCGGCAAGGACACCTTGCGTGCCGGCCGCGGCCATCAGTTCCTGCACGGGGTATGGGGCGCCTACCGAACCAAGGACGGATGGATCTGCATCGCCGGCGTTGATGACAAGCGCTGGCCAAATTTCTGCCGCGCGCTCGGAATCCAGCATCTCGAAAACGACCCCCAGTTCGACAACCCGACGCGCAACTTTCACGGCTGGAAGATGATCGAAGTGCTCGACGCGATCTTCCCGACCAGGACGACCAAGGAGTGGCTCGATACGCTCACCGCGATCGACATCCTGGTCACCGAGGTCGCCGACTATCAGATGTTGTTGAAAAACGAACAGGCGCGCGTCAACGGCTATATCCAGGAACTCGACCATCCGACCGCCGGACGCGTGCTCGTCTCCGGCACGCCCATCAGCTTCAACGGCGAGGTACGCGCCGAATCGCCGCCGCCGCCCGAGATGGGGCAACATACCGAAGAGATCCTGCTCGAGTTCGGCTACACCTGGGAGGAAATCGCCGCGCTGCGCGAGCAAGGCGCGGTCTGA
- a CDS encoding M20 family metallopeptidase, translating to MNAKDVARQTLERHRQALVDLSHRIHAHPELGFEEERACGWLCETLDGAGFAVERGICQLPTAFVARAGSGPLHVTICAEYDCLPAIGHACGHNMIAAMAAGAGIALAKAADDLGLSVTVLGTPAEEVGDSPGKVLLLERGAFDGTHFAMMVHPAPVDMAIPPFVALSQLDITYTGKEAHASAFPERGINAADALVVAQVALGLLRQHIRTTDRIHGIVTKGGDAPNVVPAHTTARYIVRARDLDEMEHIRERVQRCFEAGALATGARLEIVGGSKPYANLVSDEELAAIYQRNGEALGRFFLAPNADIGRAAGSTDMGNVSLVFPTIHPVIGISSLPAVNHQPEFAACCVTEAADRAVFDGALAMAWTAIDVAADAKLRARLMARARKH from the coding sequence ATGAACGCCAAGGACGTAGCGCGCCAGACACTGGAACGGCATCGCCAGGCACTGGTTGACCTCAGCCACCGCATCCACGCCCATCCCGAGCTCGGTTTCGAAGAGGAGCGCGCGTGTGGATGGCTGTGCGAGACCCTCGACGGCGCCGGCTTCGCGGTCGAGCGCGGAATCTGTCAACTGCCGACCGCCTTCGTGGCGCGCGCCGGCTCGGGCCCGCTGCATGTCACGATCTGCGCCGAGTACGACTGTCTGCCCGCGATCGGCCACGCCTGCGGGCACAATATGATTGCCGCGATGGCGGCCGGAGCGGGCATCGCGCTGGCCAAGGCCGCCGACGACCTCGGCCTGAGCGTGACGGTGCTCGGCACCCCCGCCGAAGAGGTCGGCGACAGCCCGGGCAAGGTGCTGCTGCTCGAGCGCGGCGCGTTTGACGGCACGCACTTCGCGATGATGGTTCATCCGGCGCCGGTCGACATGGCGATCCCGCCGTTCGTCGCGCTCTCGCAGCTCGACATCACCTATACGGGCAAGGAGGCGCACGCCTCGGCTTTTCCCGAGCGCGGGATCAACGCCGCCGACGCGCTGGTGGTGGCGCAGGTCGCTCTCGGGCTGCTCCGCCAGCACATCCGCACCACCGACCGTATCCACGGCATCGTCACCAAGGGCGGTGACGCGCCCAACGTGGTCCCCGCGCATACCACCGCGCGCTACATCGTGCGCGCGCGCGACCTCGACGAGATGGAGCATATCCGCGAACGAGTGCAACGATGCTTCGAGGCAGGCGCGCTCGCCACCGGCGCCCGGCTCGAGATCGTCGGCGGCAGCAAGCCGTACGCCAACCTGGTCAGCGACGAGGAGCTGGCGGCGATCTACCAGCGCAATGGCGAGGCGCTCGGCCGCTTTTTCCTGGCGCCCAACGCCGACATCGGGCGCGCCGCCGGCTCGACCGATATGGGCAACGTATCGTTGGTCTTCCCGACCATCCATCCGGTGATCGGCATCAGCTCGCTGCCCGCGGTCAACCATCAGCCCGAGTTCGCCGCCTGCTGCGTGACCGAGGCCGCCGATCGTGCGGTATTCGACGGTGCGCTCGCGATGGCATGGACGGCGATCGACGTGGCCGCCGACGCCAAGCTGCGCGCGCGTCTGATGGCCCGGGCGCGTAAGCACTGA
- a CDS encoding class I SAM-dependent methyltransferase, translated as MEPSIYAYPAIFRRVHMERPGEIAAEVGFLKAVWRRHLRRPVRRVLDVACGDSPHGLILAREGVAVAGIDRSPTMVAAGRRAAAREGVALRFYRRSIERFTLPERPFDAAFFMSETFPIMTDNRALLSHLASVGRLLRRGALYCVDIDRHDGVDVIARRRLWRRRRVRVDSTRVDVREYHRPIAWYSGMHSIYELECTIRFPRRGAVVTRDVVPVRYTLPCLLELAALASGYFEMVAAYADLSFTRPMERCYGRWLGVLRRK; from the coding sequence ATGGAGCCGAGCATCTACGCCTACCCCGCGATCTTCCGCCGCGTGCACATGGAACGGCCCGGCGAGATTGCCGCCGAGGTTGGCTTTCTCAAGGCGGTCTGGCGCCGCCATCTGCGCCGCCCCGTGCGCCGGGTGCTCGACGTCGCCTGCGGCGACTCGCCGCACGGTCTGATCCTGGCGCGCGAGGGGGTGGCGGTCGCTGGAATCGATCGCTCGCCGACGATGGTCGCGGCGGGGCGCAGAGCAGCGGCGCGCGAGGGCGTGGCGCTGCGCTTCTATCGCCGTTCGATCGAGCGCTTCACGCTCCCGGAGCGCCCGTTCGACGCCGCCTTCTTCATGTCCGAGACATTTCCGATCATGACCGACAATCGCGCGCTGCTCTCCCATCTGGCCTCGGTTGGCCGGCTGCTCAGGCGCGGCGCGCTCTACTGCGTGGATATCGACCGCCACGACGGCGTGGACGTGATCGCCAGGCGCCGGCTGTGGCGCCGGCGCCGCGTGCGGGTCGATTCAACCCGGGTGGACGTGCGCGAGTATCATCGCCCGATCGCATGGTACTCCGGGATGCATTCGATCTACGAACTCGAGTGCACGATACGGTTTCCCAGGCGCGGGGCGGTCGTCACCCGCGACGTCGTGCCCGTGCGCTACACGCTGCCGTGCCTGCTCGAACTCGCCGCGCTCGCCTCGGGCTATTTCGAGATGGTCGCCGCGTACGCCGACCTGTCGTTTACCCGGCCGATGGAACGATGCTACGGGCGCTGGCTCGGCGTGCTGCGCCGCAAGTAG
- a CDS encoding acyl-CoA dehydrogenase — MDFEYTPEQEAFRKEVRQWLAANLPSELCVDDAMDERIAPNREIFEKRRAWQAKLNAAGYVGLFWPKEYGGRAAPLMEQIIFDEEYFRARAPILPGYSGVGLLGPTLMYWGTDEQKKYYLPRILSGEDIWCQGYSEPGAGSDLAGLQTRAADHGDYFVVNGQKVWTSGAQYADRIFMLVRTDPEAPKHKGISYLLVDMRSPGIEVRPLVLMTGHRHFNEVFFDNVQVPKQNLVGPQNEGWKVAITTLGFERGIAGGGGHAAQVRRLAELARAVRIDGRPAWEQGWVRQRLAEFMSECEALKYTRLRSLTRRLKGLPPGPEGSVLKLAGSELGVAIARFASELLGHHALLAEPSGVVPDAPRWLNRVLNSRQYTIAGGTSEIQRNILGERQLGLPKG, encoded by the coding sequence ATGGACTTCGAGTACACGCCCGAGCAGGAAGCCTTCCGCAAGGAAGTCCGCCAGTGGCTTGCGGCCAATCTGCCGTCCGAGCTGTGCGTGGACGACGCTATGGACGAGCGAATCGCGCCCAATCGCGAGATCTTCGAGAAGCGCCGCGCATGGCAGGCCAAGCTGAACGCGGCCGGCTACGTCGGGCTCTTCTGGCCAAAGGAGTACGGCGGGCGCGCGGCGCCTCTGATGGAACAGATCATCTTCGACGAGGAGTATTTCCGCGCGCGCGCTCCCATTCTGCCCGGCTACTCGGGAGTGGGGCTGCTCGGGCCGACCCTGATGTACTGGGGCACCGATGAGCAGAAGAAATACTATCTGCCACGTATCCTCAGCGGCGAGGACATCTGGTGCCAGGGCTACTCCGAACCCGGCGCGGGCTCCGACCTCGCCGGGCTCCAGACCCGCGCCGCCGACCACGGCGACTACTTCGTCGTCAACGGGCAGAAGGTATGGACCTCAGGCGCGCAATACGCCGACCGCATCTTCATGCTCGTGCGCACCGATCCCGAGGCGCCCAAGCACAAGGGCATCAGCTACCTTCTGGTGGACATGCGCAGCCCCGGTATCGAGGTGCGCCCGCTGGTCCTGATGACCGGCCATCGTCACTTCAACGAGGTCTTTTTCGACAACGTCCAGGTGCCCAAGCAGAACCTGGTCGGCCCGCAGAACGAGGGATGGAAGGTCGCGATCACCACGCTCGGCTTTGAACGCGGGATCGCGGGCGGCGGCGGCCATGCAGCGCAGGTGCGCCGGCTTGCCGAGCTGGCGCGCGCGGTCCGGATCGACGGCCGTCCGGCGTGGGAGCAGGGATGGGTGCGCCAGCGTCTGGCCGAGTTTATGAGCGAGTGCGAGGCGCTCAAGTACACCCGGCTGCGCTCGCTCACCCGCCGGCTCAAGGGATTGCCGCCGGGGCCCGAAGGCTCGGTGCTCAAGCTGGCGGGCTCGGAGCTGGGGGTGGCGATCGCGCGCTTTGCGAGCGAACTGCTCGGCCATCATGCGCTGTTGGCGGAACCGAGCGGCGTGGTGCCCGACGCGCCACGCTGGCTCAACCGGGTCCTCAACTCGCGCCAGTACACGATCGCGGGCGGGACCAGCGAGATTCAGCGCAACATCCTCGGCGAGCGCCAGCTCGGCCTGCCCAAAGGCTGA
- a CDS encoding alcohol dehydrogenase catalytic domain-containing protein produces the protein MKAIAKTRPAPGAELIDTPVPHPGEGELLVKVAACGICGSDLHIYEWELGAERAVQSLPAVLGHEPAGEVVEVGPRVSGFKVGDHVALDPFGQCGRCAHCSAGRYNFCDHPTRLSGAFAEYCIAPVANSWVVPKSMDLETAAILEPFGTGVHAVELSGLCAGDSAVIEGPGPIGLSAALSARALGVTSIVITGLAVDAERLELARRMGFRTVCASDRDWIEQVRALMPAGGADAVFDASGALDSARQLLRKGGNLVQLGWPARDVSGTELRSLFFHGVTIIPSRVRTPETWRRTIAMVASGAVDLKPMVTHRYDLDHGLEAFELLKARQGVKALIMPQA, from the coding sequence ATGAAAGCGATCGCCAAGACCCGGCCGGCGCCGGGCGCCGAACTCATTGATACGCCCGTGCCCCATCCAGGCGAAGGCGAGCTGCTGGTCAAGGTCGCGGCGTGCGGGATTTGCGGCTCCGACCTCCATATCTACGAGTGGGAGCTGGGTGCCGAACGCGCGGTGCAAAGCCTGCCCGCAGTGCTCGGCCATGAGCCGGCGGGCGAGGTGGTCGAGGTCGGTCCGCGCGTCAGCGGCTTCAAGGTCGGCGACCACGTCGCGCTCGATCCCTTCGGCCAGTGCGGACGCTGCGCGCATTGCAGCGCCGGGCGCTACAACTTCTGCGACCATCCGACCCGGCTGTCGGGCGCGTTTGCCGAATACTGCATCGCGCCGGTCGCCAACTCATGGGTGGTGCCGAAATCGATGGACCTCGAGACTGCGGCGATACTTGAGCCGTTCGGCACCGGCGTCCATGCGGTCGAGCTCTCGGGCCTGTGCGCGGGCGACAGCGCGGTTATCGAGGGGCCGGGTCCGATCGGGCTGAGCGCCGCGCTTTCGGCGCGCGCGCTGGGCGTCACGTCGATCGTGATAACCGGCCTCGCCGTCGACGCCGAGCGGCTGGAGCTGGCGCGTCGGATGGGCTTTCGCACGGTGTGCGCGAGCGACCGCGACTGGATCGAGCAAGTGCGCGCGCTGATGCCGGCGGGCGGCGCCGACGCTGTCTTCGATGCCTCGGGCGCGCTCGACTCGGCGCGCCAGCTCCTGCGCAAGGGCGGCAACCTGGTCCAGCTTGGATGGCCGGCGCGCGACGTAAGCGGCACCGAGCTGCGCTCGCTCTTCTTCCACGGCGTGACGATCATCCCGTCGCGCGTGCGCACGCCGGAGACCTGGCGGCGGACGATCGCGATGGTGGCCTCGGGCGCGGTCGATCTTAAGCCGATGGTGACCCATCGCTATGATCTCGACCACGGGCTGGAGGCGTTCGAGCTGCTCAAGGCGCGCCAGGGGGTCAAGGCGCTGATCATGCCGCAGGCTTGA
- a CDS encoding citrate/2-methylcitrate synthase → MATREADRLRMLTADEAAAQLGVKLGTLYAYVSRGWLRSYRRRVGRQALYRRDEILALRDLATAERGRRGRSLPDASSWVTVAQPPSADGSAYGVIVAESAVSSIIEGRIAYRGYPIEELVGRASFEEICLLLWNGERPSASAVAALRQVIARAEAPDKVAAALRAVGDEAPPLLRLAVAMPALAARERQRQARPTLEQGTRIMGVLPLALARGRAPYANGGGMAARLAGVGLRAPGAEWEIASLDRILVACAEHELNASTFAARVVASTGADLYASVLAALCSLSGPIHGGACDRIEQMFAQLDAGMHLDECLAGFSVKWRLPPGFGHAIYPAGDPRAVLLKKEAAEIARRRGRRLFESALRVEETVWRRERLRPNLDFYLTVCARMLGFPRGLPAAIFAIGRSAGWIAHSLEQYADNRLIRPRMRYRGVPIRHWS, encoded by the coding sequence ATGGCGACGCGCGAAGCCGACAGGCTGCGGATGTTGACCGCCGACGAAGCCGCCGCGCAGCTCGGGGTCAAGCTCGGCACGCTTTACGCCTACGTCAGCCGCGGATGGCTGCGCAGCTATCGCCGCCGCGTCGGCCGCCAGGCACTCTACCGCCGCGACGAGATCCTTGCCTTGCGCGACCTTGCCACCGCCGAGCGCGGCCGCCGCGGACGCAGCCTGCCCGACGCCAGCTCGTGGGTGACCGTGGCCCAGCCCCCGTCCGCCGACGGCTCGGCCTACGGCGTGATCGTCGCCGAGTCGGCGGTCAGCTCGATCATCGAGGGGCGCATCGCCTACCGCGGCTATCCGATCGAAGAGCTGGTCGGGCGCGCAAGCTTCGAGGAGATCTGCCTGCTGCTATGGAACGGCGAGCGGCCGTCGGCGAGCGCGGTCGCCGCGTTGCGCCAGGTGATCGCGCGCGCCGAGGCGCCCGACAAGGTTGCCGCCGCGCTCCGCGCGGTCGGCGACGAAGCGCCGCCGCTTTTGCGTCTTGCGGTCGCGATGCCCGCGCTTGCCGCACGCGAGCGCCAGCGTCAGGCGCGCCCGACGCTGGAGCAGGGCACGCGGATCATGGGCGTGCTGCCGCTGGCGCTCGCGCGCGGCCGCGCGCCTTATGCCAACGGCGGCGGGATGGCGGCGCGGCTGGCGGGTGTGGGCCTGCGCGCGCCCGGCGCAGAGTGGGAGATCGCAAGTCTCGACCGCATCCTGGTCGCCTGCGCCGAGCACGAGCTCAACGCCTCGACCTTCGCCGCGCGCGTGGTTGCCTCCACCGGCGCGGATTTGTACGCCTCGGTGCTCGCCGCGCTGTGCTCGCTGTCGGGGCCGATTCATGGCGGCGCGTGCGATCGGATCGAGCAGATGTTTGCCCAGCTCGACGCCGGGATGCACCTGGACGAGTGCCTGGCCGGTTTCAGTGTCAAATGGCGCCTGCCGCCGGGATTCGGGCATGCGATTTATCCCGCCGGCGATCCGCGCGCGGTGCTGCTCAAGAAGGAGGCGGCGGAAATTGCGCGCAGGCGCGGACGGCGTCTATTCGAGAGCGCGCTGCGCGTCGAGGAGACGGTGTGGCGGCGCGAGCGACTGCGCCCCAACCTGGATTTTTATCTCACTGTGTGTGCGCGGATGCTGGGTTTTCCCCGCGGGCTGCCGGCGGCGATCTTCGCGATCGGGCGCAGCGCCGGATGGATCGCGCACAGCCTCGAGCAATACGCGGACAACCGCCTCATCCGCCCACGCATGCGCTACCGCGGCGTCCCCATCCGCCACTGGAGCTGA
- the eno gene encoding phosphopyruvate hydratase, protein MSSTTISDIRAREIIDSRGNPTVEVDVRLECGALGRAAVPSGASTGVHEALELRDGDPRRFGGKGVTRAVANVNGPIAAALRGADAVAQRALDERLIALDGTENKAKLGANAMLGVSLAAAHAAAAAAGLPLYRYLNPNASVMPVPMMNVLNGGKHADSSVDMQEFMIVPLGAPSFAEAVRMGAEVFHALAGVLRRRGHSTNVGDEGGFAPNLRSNEEPIEVILEAIAKAGYRPGADVALALDPASSEFCEDGRYVFARSDKRARDAEQMVRFWADWLDRYPIVSIEDGLAEDDWAGWQFLTRALGERVQLVGDDLFVTNPRRLERGIRERVGNSILIKLNQIGTLSETLETIEMARAAGYTSVVSHRSGETEDTTIADLAVATGVGQIKTGSMSRGERTAKYNRLLRIAEELGTRAVYPGAAAMSRGRGAR, encoded by the coding sequence ATGTCTTCAACCACGATCTCTGATATCCGCGCGCGCGAGATCATCGACTCGCGCGGCAACCCCACGGTCGAGGTCGACGTGCGGCTGGAGTGCGGCGCGCTGGGGCGTGCGGCGGTGCCCTCGGGCGCTTCGACCGGGGTGCACGAAGCGCTCGAGCTGCGGGACGGCGACCCCCGCCGCTTCGGCGGCAAGGGCGTGACGCGCGCGGTCGCCAACGTCAACGGGCCTATCGCGGCAGCGCTGCGCGGCGCGGACGCCGTGGCACAGCGCGCGCTCGACGAGCGGCTGATCGCGCTCGACGGGACCGAGAATAAAGCCAAACTCGGCGCCAACGCGATGCTCGGCGTTTCGCTCGCGGCCGCGCATGCGGCGGCGGCCGCCGCCGGTCTCCCCCTCTATCGCTATCTCAACCCCAACGCGAGTGTGATGCCTGTCCCAATGATGAACGTGCTCAACGGCGGCAAGCACGCCGACTCCAGCGTGGACATGCAGGAGTTCATGATTGTCCCGCTCGGTGCGCCGTCGTTCGCCGAGGCGGTCCGGATGGGCGCCGAGGTGTTTCACGCGCTCGCCGGCGTGCTCCGGCGGCGCGGCCATTCAACCAACGTCGGCGACGAAGGCGGCTTCGCCCCCAACCTGCGCAGCAACGAGGAGCCGATCGAGGTCATTCTCGAAGCGATCGCCAAGGCCGGCTATCGCCCGGGCGCCGACGTCGCCCTCGCGCTCGATCCGGCTTCGAGCGAGTTCTGCGAGGACGGCCGCTACGTCTTCGCCCGCTCGGACAAGCGCGCGCGCGACGCCGAGCAGATGGTGCGCTTCTGGGCCGACTGGCTCGACCGTTACCCGATCGTCTCGATCGAGGACGGCCTGGCCGAGGACGACTGGGCGGGCTGGCAGTTTCTGACACGCGCGCTGGGCGAGCGCGTTCAGCTCGTCGGCGACGACCTGTTCGTGACCAACCCGCGGCGGCTCGAACGCGGCATCCGCGAGCGGGTCGGCAATTCGATCCTGATCAAGCTCAACCAGATCGGCACGCTGAGCGAGACGCTCGAGACGATCGAGATGGCCCGCGCGGCTGGCTACACCTCGGTCGTCTCTCATCGCTCGGGAGAGACCGAGGACACGACCATCGCTGACCTTGCGGTGGCCACCGGCGTTGGCCAGATCAAGACGGGCTCGATGAGCCGCGGCGAGCGCACCGCCAAGTACAACCGCCTGTTGCGCATCGCCGAGGAGCTCGGCACCCGCGCGGTCTATCCGGGCGCGGCGGCGATGAGCCGCGGCAGGGGCGCGCGATGA
- the gpmI gene encoding 2,3-bisphosphoglycerate-independent phosphoglycerate mutase produces MSRPPVAVLVIFDGWGLRPEREANAIAAAHTPTMDRLWRSRAHSELDASGEAVGLAPGVMGNSEVGHLTIGAGRVIYQDVMRITKAIETGAFARNEALLGAIHRARDARRTLHVWGLLSDGSVHSHIDHLLALLRLAAREGLRRIAVHAVLDGRDKPPRSALPFINALEAELKRLGCGRVATVSGRYYAMDRDKRWERTERAWRAIVLGEGIAERDARAALEHAYAADQSDEFVEPRVIAGGAPLDDGDQVVCFNFRADRARQLTAALALDDFSGFKRSRFPRIGYVCMTEYDRTFGLPLAFPPEDVRNSLGEVLARAGVRNLRIAETEKYAHVTYFLNGGVEKPFPLEERVLIPSSKVATYDLEPAMQAAKIAERAAAEVAGGNFGVIVINFANPDMVGHTGNFDATVKAVEATDAALGVVVEAVERARGVALITADHGNAEFMADPATRQAHTAHTTFPVPLILADPAYKGGLRHGTLADVAPTLLGILEIAAPAEMTGKDLRVPDRDP; encoded by the coding sequence ATGAGCCGGCCGCCGGTTGCTGTCCTGGTGATCTTCGACGGCTGGGGCCTGCGCCCCGAACGCGAGGCCAACGCGATCGCCGCCGCACACACGCCTACCATGGATCGCCTGTGGCGCTCCCGTGCGCACTCCGAACTCGACGCCTCGGGCGAGGCGGTCGGACTTGCGCCGGGCGTGATGGGCAACTCCGAGGTCGGCCATCTGACGATTGGGGCCGGCCGCGTGATCTACCAGGACGTGATGCGAATCACGAAGGCGATCGAGACCGGCGCCTTCGCGCGCAATGAGGCGCTGCTCGGCGCGATTCATCGGGCGCGCGACGCCCGCCGCACGCTCCACGTATGGGGCCTGCTGTCCGACGGCAGCGTGCACAGCCATATCGATCACCTGCTCGCCCTGCTGCGCCTGGCGGCGCGCGAAGGCTTGCGCCGTATCGCGGTCCACGCGGTGCTCGACGGGCGCGACAAGCCGCCGCGCTCGGCGCTGCCGTTTATCAATGCGCTTGAGGCCGAGCTGAAGCGCCTCGGATGCGGCCGGGTGGCGACGGTCAGCGGGCGCTACTACGCGATGGACCGCGACAAGCGATGGGAACGCACGGAGCGCGCCTGGCGCGCGATTGTGCTGGGCGAGGGAATTGCCGAACGCGACGCGCGCGCGGCGCTCGAGCACGCCTACGCCGCGGACCAATCCGACGAATTCGTCGAGCCGCGCGTAATCGCGGGCGGCGCGCCGCTTGACGACGGCGACCAGGTCGTATGTTTCAACTTCCGCGCCGACCGCGCGCGCCAGCTCACCGCGGCGCTGGCGCTCGACGACTTCAGCGGCTTCAAGCGCTCGCGTTTCCCGCGGATCGGCTACGTCTGCATGACCGAGTACGATCGCACCTTCGGCTTGCCGCTGGCTTTTCCGCCCGAGGACGTGCGCAATTCGCTGGGCGAAGTGCTCGCGCGCGCGGGCGTGCGCAACCTGCGCATCGCAGAGACCGAGAAGTACGCGCACGTAACCTACTTCCTCAACGGCGGCGTCGAGAAGCCGTTCCCGCTCGAGGAGCGCGTGCTGATCCCGTCCTCCAAGGTCGCCACCTACGACCTCGAACCCGCGATGCAAGCGGCGAAGATCGCCGAGCGCGCGGCGGCGGAGGTGGCGGGTGGCAACTTCGGCGTTATCGTGATCAACTTCGCCAACCCCGACATGGTTGGTCACACTGGTAACTTCGACGCCACGGTCAAGGCGGTCGAGGCGACCGACGCCGCGCTGGGCGTTGTGGTAGAGGCGGTCGAGCGCGCGCGCGGCGTCGCGCTCATCACCGCCGACCACGGCAACGCCGAGTTCATGGCGGACCCGGCGACCCGTCAGGCGCATACCGCGCACACAACCTTCCCCGTACCGCTGATCCTCGCCGACCCCGCCTACAAGGGTGGCCTCAGACACGGCACGCTGGCCGACGTTGCGCCGACCCTGCTCGGCATCCTGGAAATCGCCGCGCCGGCCGAGATGACCGGAAAGGACCTACGCGTTCCGGATCGCGATCCATAG
- a CDS encoding amidohydrolase family protein, translating into MKDGFRIVDVDSHMMEPDWLWEKHIEDRYKSAAPKIGVAPDSGRRTFLVEGEPFTREKGKYPMAAPAFLKAVAKAMERFKRASSTGFSPASRLQDMDEQGVDVQILYPTFAGQMLGKRFNDAELLAACCRAYNNWAADYAAADAKRLRFAAILPMQDVDKAVVEAQRAAKLGAVSFYVRPNPVAGYSIFDDYYVPLWAEVEKLGLPISTHDSASSSVPSFGDRMNTHVSGHILSHPFEAMAAMAGLIWYGVLEKLPKLKVVHVEADAGWVPYWLQRMEQHWSYSGNAEHEYLTKRPTEYFKSNFWVAFRGDEPTMKAAVELVGDDNFLWDTDYPHPDGTFPWGIEAMIRQPISAASKRKILWDNAARAFNLN; encoded by the coding sequence ATGAAAGACGGATTCCGCATCGTCGACGTCGACTCCCACATGATGGAGCCGGACTGGCTGTGGGAGAAGCATATCGAGGACCGCTACAAGAGCGCGGCGCCGAAGATCGGCGTGGCGCCAGACTCCGGGCGGCGCACCTTCCTAGTCGAAGGCGAGCCGTTCACCCGCGAGAAGGGCAAGTACCCGATGGCGGCGCCGGCGTTTCTGAAGGCCGTCGCCAAGGCGATGGAGCGCTTCAAGCGCGCCTCGAGCACCGGCTTTAGCCCGGCGAGCCGGCTGCAGGACATGGACGAGCAGGGCGTCGACGTGCAAATTCTCTATCCGACCTTCGCCGGTCAGATGCTCGGTAAGCGCTTCAACGACGCCGAGCTGCTCGCGGCCTGCTGCCGCGCCTACAACAACTGGGCCGCCGACTACGCTGCAGCCGACGCCAAGCGGCTGCGTTTTGCCGCGATCTTGCCCATGCAGGACGTGGACAAGGCGGTGGTCGAGGCGCAGCGCGCGGCCAAACTCGGCGCGGTCAGCTTTTATGTGCGGCCTAATCCGGTGGCTGGCTACTCAATCTTCGACGACTACTACGTACCGCTGTGGGCCGAGGTCGAAAAGCTCGGCCTGCCGATCTCGACTCATGACTCGGCCTCGTCCTCGGTGCCGTCGTTCGGCGACCGGATGAACACGCACGTCAGCGGGCACATTCTGTCGCATCCGTTTGAGGCGATGGCCGCGATGGCGGGGCTAATCTGGTACGGCGTGCTGGAGAAGCTGCCCAAGCTCAAGGTCGTGCACGTCGAGGCTGACGCGGGATGGGTGCCGTACTGGTTGCAGCGGATGGAGCAGCACTGGAGCTACAGCGGCAACGCCGAGCACGAGTACCTGACCAAGCGGCCGACCGAATATTTCAAGAGCAACTTCTGGGTCGCCTTTCGCGGCGACGAGCCGACGATGAAGGCGGCGGTCGAGCTGGTCGGCGACGACAACTTCCTGTGGGATACCGACTATCCCCATCCTGACGGCACTTTCCCGTGGGGGATCGAGGCGATGATCAGGCAGCCCATAAGCGCGGCGAGCAAGCGCAAGATCCTGTGGGACAACGCCGCGCGCGCTTTCAACCTCAACTGA